Proteins from a single region of Mytilus trossulus isolate FHL-02 chromosome 2, PNRI_Mtr1.1.1.hap1, whole genome shotgun sequence:
- the LOC134706740 gene encoding SH3 domain-binding protein 5-like isoform X2 — MAADCQGRLSPISPEILDDEALDPRIHGELERLNKASDDINKLELELDDERAGFRQALSDTTHKLNTLAKKLGSCVEKARPYYDQRHRVLEAHSEAQKVAIRFERACSMHEAAKEMVQLAEQGYMKGEASTDPAWQEMLNHATMKVNEAEKERNESETEHMKTMHNFQESDEKCQKLQKELKRAITKSRPYFELKAAVNQQMEDNKRAIKILEEDVHSAKVMYSEALRNLEKISDSIHQQRIERQQQIELGERGAGVGSETPSPPPVRQKDKSSIDGQNDVSINSDDYSSNRPLSGYQPNQYSLPSVIHESVERSRNQSYRTAIEHRTSIKEQDEFPVPSLDSEYMSLPKTTEYSKNDRDTISTSVRQRELDRTKRNSAIRGSVSSETGSQEQERSPSRSRKSNKLKGGLILRIDSAMDPLAQKYQTEDIQPTRKREKSQKSLHRSQAKSGYIQENRSLPITPTQSNAFCPPRSSPSHSSLSSALSLPEEDRSDAESIASTGPMLDDDQVELLTMEFSEEVFDEEEAKSKRLERRDSQHLNLPSKLSYLEKYIRQTSHDNLDKSKLDDTEDSIDDSTVQITEKLSSINLEEGPVTTIDKTLTDDSLDEIVDTLEDRNSD; from the exons atggcaGCCGACTGTCAAGGTCGGTTGTCGCCGATCTCACCAGAAATCCTTGACGATGAAGCTTTAGATCCAAGAATTCAT ggTGAATTAGAGAGGTTGAATAAGGCATCTGATGATATAAACAAACTGGAACTAGAGTTAGAT gATGAAAGGGCTGGATTTAGACAAGCATTATCAGATACCACACATAAACTCAATACTCTGGCAAAAAAGCTCGGGTCTTGTGTTGAAAAGGCTCGACCATACTATGACCAAAGACATAGAGTTTTGGAG GCTCACTCAGAGGCACAGAAGGTTGCTATTCGTTTTGAACGAGCTTGTAGCATGCATGAGGCAGCCAAGGAGATGGTACAGTTAGCAGAACAAGGATATATGAAAGGAGAAGCTTCCACAGATCCAGCTTGGCAGGAGATGCTTAATCATGCTACCATGAAG GTTAATGAAGCAGAAAAGGAGAGAAACGAGAGTGAGACTGAACATATGAAAACAATGCATAATTTCCAAGAATCAGATGAAAAATGTcagaagttacaaaaagaattaAAGAGAGCAATTACTAAATCTAg ACCATATTTTGAGCTGAAAGCTGCAGTAAATCAGCAAATGGAG GATAACAAGAGAGCAATCAAGATATTGGAGGAAGATGTGCACTCTGCTAAAGTCATGTACTCAGAAGCTTTAAGGAATTTAGAAAAGATAAGTGACAGCATACATCAGCAGAGAATAGAAAGACAGCAACAAATAGAACTTGGAGAAAGAGGGGCGGGGGTAGGATCAGAAACACCTTCACCACCCCCAGTTCGTCAGAAGGACAAAAGTTCAATAGATGGTCAGAACGATGTCAGTATTAACTCAGATGATTACAGTTCTAATAGACCATTATCAGGGTACCAACCTAACCAGTACTCACTGCCGTCAGTTATTCATGAGTCTGTAGAAAGATCCAGGAACCAGAGCTATAGAACTGCAATAGAACATAGGACCAGTATAAAAGAACAGGACGAATTTCCTGTTCCAAGTTTGGATTCAGAATACATGTCTCTACCAAAGACAACAGAATATAGTAAAAATGATAGAGATACAATATCTACCTCAGTAAGGCAAAGAGAACTTGATAGGACAAAAAGAAATAGTGCTATTCGTGGAAGTGTTTCATCTGAAACTGGATCTCAAGAACAGGAGAGATCCCCTTCAAGATCACGTAAGAGTAACAAATTGAAAGGTGGACTTATTTTACGTATTGATAGTGCAATGGACCCCTTAGCTCAGAAATACCAGACTGAGGACATACAACCAACACGTAAACGAGAGAAATCCCAAAAGAGTTTACATAGATCTCAGGCAAAGTCAGGATATATTCAAGAAAATAGATCTCTACCAATAACTCCCACTCAATCAAATGCATTTTGCCCACCTAGAAGTTCCCCTAGTCATTCTAGTCTGTCCTCAGCACTTTCTCTCCCAGAGGAGGACAGATCTGATGCTGAAAGTATAGCCAGTACAGGACCCATGCTGGACGATGATCAGGTAGAATTACTAACAATGGAGTTTTCAGAAGAAGTGTTTGATGAGGAAGAGGCTAAATCTAAAAGACTAGAACGACGTGATTCTCAACACCTTAATCTGCCATCTAAGTTATCATACTTGGAAAAATATATCCGCCAAACATCACATGACAATCTTGATAAGTCAAAACTTGATGATACAGAAGATTCAATAGACGATTCAACAGTCCAAATAACAGAGAAATTGTCAAGTATTAATCTAGAGGAAGGACCAGTTACAACGATAGACAAAACACTGACAGATGATAGTTTAGATGAGATAGTTGACACACTGGAGGATAGGAATTCAGATTAG
- the LOC134706740 gene encoding SH3 domain-binding protein 5-like isoform X1, with protein sequence MAADCQGRLSPISPEILDDEALDPRIHGELERLNKASDDINKLELELDDERAGFRQALSDTTHKLNTLAKKLGSCVEKARPYYDQRHRVLEAHSEAQKVAIRFERACSMHEAAKEMVQLAEQGYMKGEASTDPAWQEMLNHATMKVNEAEKERNESETEHMKTMHNFQESDEKCQKLQKELKRAITKSSLRTQTHFLQLGDITNRYQLTLLPYFELKAAVNQQMEDNKRAIKILEEDVHSAKVMYSEALRNLEKISDSIHQQRIERQQQIELGERGAGVGSETPSPPPVRQKDKSSIDGQNDVSINSDDYSSNRPLSGYQPNQYSLPSVIHESVERSRNQSYRTAIEHRTSIKEQDEFPVPSLDSEYMSLPKTTEYSKNDRDTISTSVRQRELDRTKRNSAIRGSVSSETGSQEQERSPSRSRKSNKLKGGLILRIDSAMDPLAQKYQTEDIQPTRKREKSQKSLHRSQAKSGYIQENRSLPITPTQSNAFCPPRSSPSHSSLSSALSLPEEDRSDAESIASTGPMLDDDQVELLTMEFSEEVFDEEEAKSKRLERRDSQHLNLPSKLSYLEKYIRQTSHDNLDKSKLDDTEDSIDDSTVQITEKLSSINLEEGPVTTIDKTLTDDSLDEIVDTLEDRNSD encoded by the exons atggcaGCCGACTGTCAAGGTCGGTTGTCGCCGATCTCACCAGAAATCCTTGACGATGAAGCTTTAGATCCAAGAATTCAT ggTGAATTAGAGAGGTTGAATAAGGCATCTGATGATATAAACAAACTGGAACTAGAGTTAGAT gATGAAAGGGCTGGATTTAGACAAGCATTATCAGATACCACACATAAACTCAATACTCTGGCAAAAAAGCTCGGGTCTTGTGTTGAAAAGGCTCGACCATACTATGACCAAAGACATAGAGTTTTGGAG GCTCACTCAGAGGCACAGAAGGTTGCTATTCGTTTTGAACGAGCTTGTAGCATGCATGAGGCAGCCAAGGAGATGGTACAGTTAGCAGAACAAGGATATATGAAAGGAGAAGCTTCCACAGATCCAGCTTGGCAGGAGATGCTTAATCATGCTACCATGAAG GTTAATGAAGCAGAAAAGGAGAGAAACGAGAGTGAGACTGAACATATGAAAACAATGCATAATTTCCAAGAATCAGATGAAAAATGTcagaagttacaaaaagaattaAAGAGAGCAATTACTAAATCTAg CCTGAGGACACAAACTCACTTCCTACAACTAGGGGACATAACCAACAGATATCAGTTAACTTTGTT ACCATATTTTGAGCTGAAAGCTGCAGTAAATCAGCAAATGGAG GATAACAAGAGAGCAATCAAGATATTGGAGGAAGATGTGCACTCTGCTAAAGTCATGTACTCAGAAGCTTTAAGGAATTTAGAAAAGATAAGTGACAGCATACATCAGCAGAGAATAGAAAGACAGCAACAAATAGAACTTGGAGAAAGAGGGGCGGGGGTAGGATCAGAAACACCTTCACCACCCCCAGTTCGTCAGAAGGACAAAAGTTCAATAGATGGTCAGAACGATGTCAGTATTAACTCAGATGATTACAGTTCTAATAGACCATTATCAGGGTACCAACCTAACCAGTACTCACTGCCGTCAGTTATTCATGAGTCTGTAGAAAGATCCAGGAACCAGAGCTATAGAACTGCAATAGAACATAGGACCAGTATAAAAGAACAGGACGAATTTCCTGTTCCAAGTTTGGATTCAGAATACATGTCTCTACCAAAGACAACAGAATATAGTAAAAATGATAGAGATACAATATCTACCTCAGTAAGGCAAAGAGAACTTGATAGGACAAAAAGAAATAGTGCTATTCGTGGAAGTGTTTCATCTGAAACTGGATCTCAAGAACAGGAGAGATCCCCTTCAAGATCACGTAAGAGTAACAAATTGAAAGGTGGACTTATTTTACGTATTGATAGTGCAATGGACCCCTTAGCTCAGAAATACCAGACTGAGGACATACAACCAACACGTAAACGAGAGAAATCCCAAAAGAGTTTACATAGATCTCAGGCAAAGTCAGGATATATTCAAGAAAATAGATCTCTACCAATAACTCCCACTCAATCAAATGCATTTTGCCCACCTAGAAGTTCCCCTAGTCATTCTAGTCTGTCCTCAGCACTTTCTCTCCCAGAGGAGGACAGATCTGATGCTGAAAGTATAGCCAGTACAGGACCCATGCTGGACGATGATCAGGTAGAATTACTAACAATGGAGTTTTCAGAAGAAGTGTTTGATGAGGAAGAGGCTAAATCTAAAAGACTAGAACGACGTGATTCTCAACACCTTAATCTGCCATCTAAGTTATCATACTTGGAAAAATATATCCGCCAAACATCACATGACAATCTTGATAAGTCAAAACTTGATGATACAGAAGATTCAATAGACGATTCAACAGTCCAAATAACAGAGAAATTGTCAAGTATTAATCTAGAGGAAGGACCAGTTACAACGATAGACAAAACACTGACAGATGATAGTTTAGATGAGATAGTTGACACACTGGAGGATAGGAATTCAGATTAG